A single Lolium perenne isolate Kyuss_39 chromosome 6, Kyuss_2.0, whole genome shotgun sequence DNA region contains:
- the LOC127309524 gene encoding uncharacterized protein: MTRSKLHVVQSSDEYMTEEHDNITHNDDESSDFERLSCNGEEGLTESDDEEDEDEDDHDEAGDNCQDENGETVKRGRTKLKKTWNLPKGQRIVVNCNDLNQPIGKEGGRLGYFLGTIARNGKLCSLSYTDWRKLIGERDKKNEQRNKKDILAQVKMRFLYPPRLEKYILKTIGERWRQHKSNLKSFYFDATKSMEANNTNVPRGVIKDQWISLVTNWMSQKAQDISEKNRQNSTMKKSIHTAGTKSFARNREELRQKDPEKKNPHRAVLYIHTHQHKTDKNDKTINEHVVELKNTLAQRPDLADTSKGTAWKGDALNTILGADKAGHVHGLGLVPNPNQVFGVSSSRHFQDIHLTSLEDTRNEDILLVRLQMEKMEQHIKNQDAKILELNEKSLNSRRQGSLGQISTSRDALGIAQTNSKRKRVYGDLHSQQLGTVGKENKRPASHKNKETLVQDENVQPRQGSASAEKDLNIDPQHNDTLEHFKVSSTHTNKGTLVHDENVQPRKESASAEKHGGQSMKISKGTTTTKKANKQQCSTPNSLDANSIDVCTLRLFYS, from the exons ATGACACGAAGTAAACTGCATGTTGTTCAATCCAGTGATGAATACATGACCGAGGAACATGACAACATTACGCACAATGATGATGAATCATCTGATTTTGAACGTTTATCTTGTAATGGTGAAGAAGGCTTGACAGaaagtgatgatgaagaggatgaggatgaagatgaccaTGATGAGGCTGGTGATAATTGCCAAG ATGAAAATGGAGAAACGGTCAAGCGCGGGAGAACGAAGCTGAAAAAAACTTGGAATCTTCCCAAAGGGCAGAGAATTGTGGTCAACTGCAATGATCTGAACCAGCCAATTGGAAAAGAAGGTGGACGTCTAGGTTACTTTCTTGGTACAATTGCTAGGAATGGGAAATTGTGTAGCTTGAGCTACACAGACTGGAGAAAATTAATAGGAGAGAGGGATAAGAAAAATGAACAGAGAAATAAAAAGGATATATTGGCGCAAGTAAAG atgaGGTTTCTTTACCCTCCTCGATTGGAAAAGTATATATTAAAAACAATTGGAGAacgatggaggcaacataagtcaAATCTGAAATCATTCTATTTTGATGCAACCAAGAGTATGGAAGCGAACAACACCAATGTTCCAAGGGGTGTGATTAAAGACCAGTGGATTTCTCTTGTTACTAATTGGATGAGCCAAAAGGCACAG GATATAAGTGAGAAAAATAGGCAAAACTCTACAATGAAGAAGTCGATACATACGGCTGGAACTAAGAGTTTCGCTCGGAATAGAGAAGAGCTG AGGCAAAAGGATCCAGAAAAGAAGAACCCACACAGAGCTGTCCTCTACATTCATACACACCAGCACAAAACTGACAAAAATGACAAGACGATTAATGAACACGTG GTTGAATTGAAAAATACTTTAGCTCAGAGGCCAGATTTAGCAGACACAAGTAAAGGGACGGCTTGGAAAGGAGATGCCTTGAATACAATACTAGGAGCAGACAAGGCTGGACATGTACATGGGTTGGGACTAGTGCCAAATCCTAATCAAGTCTTTGGTGTATCATCTTCACGTCACTTTCAGGATATACACCTTACTTCACTGGAGGATACACGAAATGAAGATATTTTGCTTGTTAGACTACAGATGGAAAAGATGGAGCAACACATTAAAAACCAAGATGCTAAAATTCTAGAATTAAATGAGAAGTCGCTGAACTCTAGAAGACAG GGTTCTTTGGGTCAGATATCTACATCCCGAGATGCTCTTGGTATTGCCCAGACAAACTCAAAAAGGAAA AGAGTATATGGTGATCTTCATAGTCAACAACTTGGAACTGTTGGAAAGGAGAACAAACGTCCTGCTTCACATAAG AACAAAGAAACTTTGGTCCAAGATGAAAATGTGCAACCTAGACAAGGAAGTGCTAGTGCAGAAAAG GACCTGAACATTGACCCCCAGCACAACGACACACTTGAACATTTTAAGGTTTCCTCTACACACACG AACAAAGGAACTTTGGTTCATGATGAAAATGTCCAACCAAGGAAGGAAAGTGCTAGTGCTGAGAAG CATGGTGGCCAAAGCATGAAGATATCAAAAGGGACTACCACAACAAAGAAAGCTAAT AAACAACAATGCAGTACGCCAAATAGCTTGGATGCCAACTCGATAGATGTATGCACATTACGTTTGTTTTATTCATGA